Proteins found in one Candidatus Flexicrinis proximus genomic segment:
- a CDS encoding DUF11 domain-containing protein, translating into MSTTVVQDTAAASGGYQSTAILTSSSLPGTLPDDRTTTANTSVTVTIAEPTVVKTVTSTSLADTTNTIDGTDQDLAIGEEVTYTIVYTFPEGTTRNVRLIDQLPPITTAGEATLVYVSSAISGIGTNLTVTDPAAAPVVTNTNADTYDDTVTYTIGDVVNAFDNAGPNNADQITMTVSARVVNIASNVGLVSGADNNATNRGRLTYLQGASGTTNRSINATADIDVVEPRLTIAKTDSAATVDAGAVVTYTLTIDHDAAQSRAPAYDVVITDTLPNNAGTAVVSAPTLVTATSTCDEQAGWVTSYIAPTVTFSFNRLTLAEDCTIVYTVTVNDLAYANATYANSASITTYSTLPGADPNERIEPPVGPVTSSFNTPNPSLTKTLTSTSLPSTTGNNLAIGEEVAYTIVYTFPEGTTRSVSLIDNLPRLDNEGAVLGFVSANITAVGAGITSPAFTLPQTAVLTDSPLDADAVNDTATWTLGNVVSTGDNVANSTITVTVVARVLNVAANIGLVTGQDINITNTGTLIYQNSAGVTQTLTSTTDINIVEPRLTITKTNNATTVDAGTTVAYTLTLSHTAQSLAAAFDIEVADTLPNNAGVAVVTAPVIDMAASTCDDGGRTLGVTFANPTATFTLNELLLGSTCTIVYTVTVNDLAYTNATYANSASITTYSTLPGADPNERIEPPDGPVTSSFITPNPSLTKTLTSTSLPSTTGNNLAIGEEVVYTIVYTFPEGTTRSVSLIDNLPRLDNEGAVLGFVSANITAVGAGITSPAFTLPQAAVLTDSPLDADAVNDTATWTLGNVVSTGDNVANSTITVTVVARVLNVAANIGLVTGQDINITNTGTLIYQNGAGVTQTLTSTTDINIVEPQVALTKSNSTPTTTVEVGGTVTYTLTLDHTARSTANAYDLTITDVLPTEVGAAVVNYTTFDAAASTCDDGGRTLTDSYTAPTITFSLSLLDLPDTCTIVYTVIVNVNAQEGATYSNLAQVASVTTIPGSDPDERIEPPTPTDSTDFTVGSATIDKVVSATSEPSTGSGSDVDADLTIGEEVTYTVTVTMPDGVRNAVTVRDDLPVAGVQFEFVSATLTGIGGDLSGAGLVLGTAGVLSDQGGAVGVNDRATWSLGTITNATDTGVTLPADNQLVFLIVARVSDVPANVGLLPTPDIDAVNIATLTYLTTDITPVTVTVDDEAQTDMVEPQLTMTKSNNIVALIDAGATVTYTITLGHTAQSTTSAFDIVVEDTLPNNAGVAVVTAPIINTAASTCDDSGRTLAVTFADPTATFTLDHLLLGGTCTIVYTVTINDLAYANATYSNSATATYTSIPGSDPNERIEPSIGPVTSDFTTPDPTVEKTLTSSSLTSTPGNNLTIGETATYTIVYTFPEGTSRNVTLIDSLPRIDNEGAALEFVSASITAVGAGITSPAFALPQAAVLTDSVLDADTVNDTATWALGNIISTGDNVANSIITVTVIARVLDVADNVGLLTGQDLNLTNTATLFYTDGDDVPQTLEDTADINIVEPQVALEKAIGTATTTVEIGSIVTYTLTLEHTAQSTTNAYDLIVTDVLPTEVGAVVVNYTTLDTAASTCDDGGRTLTDSYTAPTITFTLSSLDMPDTCTIVYTVTVNANALEGETYSNLAQVASVTTIPGSDPEERIERPTPTDSTDFTVSTATIDKIVTSTNQPSTGNGSDADADLTIGEEVTYTVTVTMPDGVRNAVTVRDDLPVAGVQFEFVSATLTGIGGDLSGAGLVFGTAGVLSDQAGAVGVNDRATWSLGTITNATDTGGTVPADNQLVFLIVARVSDVPANVGLLPAPDIDAVNVATLTYETPDTTPVIITIDDDAQTDIVEPELTLDKSAPVDTAVLGDIVTYTVIITHTANSTANAFNLIVTDPLVLGMGLVPGSVTAVTSGAGTVTIVTGNGATDTSIRVDLDVLAMNDTLTITYDAEVVDPAVNGDILTNIATVDANSLPDGTGRPLEESDDHDLEIRQPETFKQVVATSLADTGDTQYTAADDLAIGETATFHVHSRIPEGTYPLTITDQLPDVLEVVSSRVVSIGANVSGSSLALNDPGTASDSNADLLNDFVTFSFGTITNLTDNINNDDDLVVVEVIARVIDLPANADGQTKTNTAVVDYSTGSDTVTEDIDIVEPLIGLTKTFDETLVAVSEPFTLTLVMTNTGTATAYDIALSDIFDPRLELLAAAVVDLSAAPGTIQLTDTSVLGLGGTIAFTFDQLLVGETITVIADVSIDVAIAPVPQTIPNTATVVSDTIPTSHPDDGFDRETTVPATDEVTGTHPTIEIVKLTAQGTVIAGSDIDYTISITNTGDPAVNANGVVLVDTLPNFTSLVSVASTQGTCELDGVTTVVCDIGTIAPGDEVVVSLRIKTNSNTPDGFSAVNNAVVTTDETVEEEDFATTTVNQLPIAAPTRTPDLECRAGCQQIGVYHTNRDGDWEIYRLNTLTGNPDAQSDPSENLTRNSATDLAPSLSPNSIWFAFTSNRDGNWEIYVAPTNGNISQTRRVTFNTVASDTDPVWGPGNMLVYESSRDGNWELYAFDLKTGVETRLTDNNASDINAFWSNDGTRILFQSDRSGAWQLYELTLATAALRTISDGSAQDVSGSYNGTGDTIAFTSLDRDGLSMVMLVNADGSNRRVVSDPNGNANAAVWSPESDLLAYQSELDGDLDIYIYQLSSGVTRKLTENTVADYAPTWLCGTTDLIWTSEEAGNPDQFRAAALGIEAAPIVALDAAAQLTNGAAADVYVESAPNEENASLEGRLPVPVPDTAFHPQFINPQIDLTLLDPGLARESWATPPLCDGLNLADANTDLNPRLYPVKE; encoded by the coding sequence TTGTCTACGACGGTCGTGCAGGATACGGCGGCGGCGAGTGGCGGGTACCAGAGTACAGCGATCTTGACCTCTAGCTCGCTGCCGGGAACGCTACCCGACGACCGCACTACAACTGCAAACACCTCGGTCACGGTCACTATCGCCGAGCCGACCGTCGTGAAAACGGTCACCAGCACTTCGCTGGCAGACACAACCAATACCATCGACGGTACGGATCAAGACCTCGCTATCGGCGAAGAAGTGACCTACACGATTGTCTACACCTTCCCTGAAGGCACGACCCGCAACGTACGGCTGATCGACCAACTCCCACCGATAACCACAGCAGGCGAGGCGACACTGGTGTATGTCAGCAGTGCCATATCCGGTATCGGCACGAACCTGACGGTCACGGATCCGGCGGCCGCACCGGTTGTCACGAACACGAACGCTGACACCTACGACGACACCGTGACCTATACCATTGGCGACGTGGTCAACGCGTTCGACAATGCCGGTCCGAACAACGCCGACCAGATCACGATGACCGTGTCGGCACGGGTGGTCAACATCGCCTCGAATGTCGGTCTCGTGAGCGGCGCGGACAACAATGCGACCAATCGCGGGCGTCTCACCTACTTGCAGGGTGCCAGCGGTACGACCAATCGCAGTATCAACGCGACGGCGGACATCGACGTGGTGGAGCCGCGCCTGACGATTGCAAAAACAGACAGCGCAGCCACCGTCGACGCAGGTGCAGTCGTCACGTACACACTTACGATTGACCATGATGCGGCACAGTCGCGCGCGCCAGCCTACGATGTCGTAATCACCGACACACTGCCGAATAATGCGGGAACAGCCGTCGTAAGCGCGCCAACCCTTGTCACGGCGACATCGACCTGCGACGAGCAAGCCGGATGGGTGACGAGCTATATCGCGCCGACCGTGACGTTCAGCTTCAACCGGTTGACTCTGGCCGAAGATTGCACCATCGTCTATACGGTGACGGTGAACGACCTTGCCTATGCCAACGCGACATACGCTAACAGTGCCAGTATCACGACTTATTCGACGCTGCCGGGTGCCGACCCGAACGAGCGAATCGAACCGCCGGTTGGGCCAGTCACATCGAGCTTCAACACGCCGAATCCGTCGCTAACCAAAACCCTGACGTCGACTAGCCTGCCCAGCACGACCGGTAACAACCTTGCCATCGGCGAGGAAGTCGCTTATACGATTGTTTACACCTTCCCCGAAGGCACGACCCGCAGCGTGAGCCTGATCGATAACCTGCCCCGCCTCGACAACGAGGGAGCAGTACTAGGCTTCGTCAGCGCGAATATCACAGCAGTCGGGGCGGGGATCACCAGTCCGGCCTTCACACTGCCGCAGACGGCTGTACTTACGGACAGCCCGCTTGATGCCGATGCGGTAAACGACACGGCGACATGGACGCTCGGCAACGTCGTTTCGACCGGCGACAACGTCGCCAACAGCACGATTACCGTGACGGTGGTGGCGCGTGTGCTGAATGTCGCTGCCAATATCGGCCTCGTGACCGGTCAGGACATCAACATCACCAACACCGGCACGCTCATCTATCAAAACAGCGCGGGTGTCACGCAGACGCTGACCAGCACCACCGACATCAACATCGTCGAGCCGCGTCTGACGATTACGAAAACCAACAACGCAACCACCGTCGATGCCGGCACTACGGTAGCATACACGCTGACGCTGAGCCACACGGCACAGAGTCTCGCTGCCGCGTTTGACATCGAAGTGGCCGATACGCTGCCGAACAACGCAGGCGTTGCGGTCGTGACCGCCCCGGTCATCGACATGGCGGCGTCGACCTGCGATGACGGCGGGCGCACGCTGGGCGTGACATTCGCCAACCCGACCGCGACATTTACGCTAAACGAACTGCTGCTCGGCAGTACCTGCACCATCGTCTATACGGTGACGGTGAACGACCTTGCCTATACCAACGCGACATACGCTAACAGTGCCAGTATCACGACTTATTCGACGCTACCGGGTGCCGACCCGAACGAGCGAATCGAACCGCCGGATGGGCCAGTCACATCGAGCTTCATCACGCCGAATCCGTCGCTAACCAAAACCCTGACGTCGACTAGCCTGCCCAGCACGACCGGTAACAACCTTGCCATCGGCGAGGAAGTCGTTTATACGATTGTTTACACCTTCCCCGAAGGCACGACCCGCAGCGTGAGCCTGATCGATAACCTGCCCCGCCTCGACAACGAGGGAGCAGTACTAGGCTTCGTCAGCGCGAATATCACAGCAGTCGGGGCAGGGATCACCAGTCCGGCCTTCACGCTGCCGCAGGCGGCTGTACTTACGGACAGCCCGCTTGATGCCGATGCGGTCAACGACACGGCGACATGGACGCTCGGCAACGTCGTTTCGACCGGCGACAACGTCGCCAACAGCACGATTACCGTGACGGTGGTGGCGCGTGTGCTGAATGTCGCTGCCAATATCGGCCTCGTGACCGGTCAGGACATCAACATCACCAACACCGGCACGCTCATCTATCAAAACGGCGCAGGCGTCACACAGACGCTGACCAGCACCACCGACATCAACATCGTCGAGCCGCAGGTCGCGCTGACCAAGAGCAACAGCACGCCGACGACGACCGTTGAAGTTGGCGGCACAGTCACCTACACGCTCACGCTGGATCACACGGCACGGAGCACGGCCAATGCCTATGATCTGACGATTACTGACGTGCTGCCGACCGAAGTCGGGGCGGCGGTCGTCAACTATACGACGTTCGACGCAGCGGCAAGCACGTGTGACGACGGCGGACGAACGCTGACCGACAGCTACACTGCGCCGACCATCACGTTCAGCCTCAGCCTCCTCGACCTGCCTGACACCTGCACGATCGTCTACACAGTCATCGTCAACGTGAACGCGCAAGAGGGAGCGACCTACAGCAACCTCGCGCAGGTCGCGAGCGTGACGACTATCCCCGGCAGCGATCCCGATGAGCGCATCGAGCCGCCGACGCCCACCGACAGCACTGATTTTACCGTCGGCAGCGCGACAATCGATAAGGTTGTGAGTGCCACCAGTGAACCCTCGACAGGCAGCGGCAGCGATGTCGACGCCGACCTGACCATCGGCGAAGAAGTGACCTACACGGTTACGGTCACGATGCCGGACGGCGTGCGAAACGCTGTGACGGTGCGCGACGATCTGCCGGTGGCAGGCGTGCAGTTCGAGTTCGTGAGCGCGACGCTCACGGGCATCGGCGGCGATCTGAGCGGCGCGGGGCTGGTACTCGGCACCGCAGGCGTCCTCTCGGACCAGGGAGGTGCAGTGGGCGTAAACGACCGCGCAACATGGAGCCTCGGAACCATCACCAATGCCACCGATACCGGCGTCACGCTGCCTGCGGATAATCAGCTCGTTTTTCTCATCGTGGCGCGCGTGAGCGATGTGCCAGCCAATGTCGGCCTACTGCCCACACCCGACATCGACGCGGTGAATATAGCAACACTGACCTACCTGACCACCGACATAACACCCGTCACGGTCACCGTCGACGACGAGGCGCAGACCGATATGGTCGAGCCGCAGCTCACCATGACCAAATCGAATAACATCGTGGCGCTGATCGACGCGGGCGCGACAGTTACATACACCATAACGCTGGGCCACACCGCGCAGAGTACCACCTCCGCGTTCGACATTGTAGTCGAGGATACACTGCCGAATAACGCGGGCGTGGCGGTTGTAACCGCACCAATCATCAATACAGCGGCCTCGACCTGCGACGACAGTGGGCGCACGCTGGCTGTCACGTTCGCCGACCCGACTGCAACGTTTACACTCGATCATCTGCTGCTCGGCGGGACCTGCACCATCGTCTATACCGTGACGATCAATGATCTGGCTTACGCAAATGCAACATATAGCAACAGCGCGACAGCCACGTACACGAGCATCCCCGGCAGCGACCCGAACGAGCGCATCGAGCCCTCGATTGGCCCGGTCACATCGGATTTCACGACACCTGATCCGACAGTGGAAAAGACTCTGACCTCGAGCAGCCTTACCAGCACGCCAGGAAATAACCTGACCATCGGAGAAACAGCGACCTATACGATCGTCTATACCTTCCCCGAAGGCACGTCCCGCAACGTGACGCTGATCGACAGCTTGCCGCGAATCGACAATGAGGGTGCGGCGTTGGAATTCGTCAGCGCGAGCATCACGGCTGTGGGCGCAGGCATCACTAGTCCGGCGTTCGCGTTGCCACAGGCGGCGGTGCTTACGGACAGCGTGCTCGACGCCGATACGGTCAACGACACGGCGACATGGGCACTCGGCAACATCATCTCTACCGGCGACAACGTCGCCAACAGCATCATCACCGTGACGGTCATCGCGCGCGTCCTCGATGTAGCCGATAATGTCGGACTGCTGACAGGGCAGGATTTGAACCTGACCAATACCGCGACACTGTTCTATACCGACGGCGACGATGTGCCACAAACGCTGGAAGATACCGCAGACATCAATATCGTCGAGCCGCAGGTCGCGCTGGAAAAGGCAATAGGCACCGCGACGACGACCGTCGAAATCGGCAGTATCGTGACCTATACGCTCACGTTGGAACACACGGCGCAGAGCACAACCAACGCTTACGATCTGATCGTCACCGACGTGCTGCCGACCGAAGTCGGGGCGGTAGTCGTCAACTATACGACCCTCGACACGGCGGCAAGCACCTGCGACGACGGTGGGCGCACACTGACCGACAGCTACACTGCACCGACCATCACGTTCACTCTCAGCAGTCTCGACATGCCAGACACCTGCACTATCGTCTACACGGTAACCGTCAACGCGAATGCACTCGAAGGCGAGACGTACAGTAATCTCGCGCAGGTCGCGAGCGTAACGACCATCCCCGGCAGCGATCCCGAAGAGCGCATCGAGCGGCCGACGCCGACCGACAGCACCGATTTCACTGTCTCAACGGCCACCATCGACAAGATCGTGACCTCGACGAACCAGCCATCGACCGGCAATGGCAGCGATGCCGATGCCGACCTGACCATCGGTGAAGAAGTGACGTATACAGTCACGGTCACGATGCCGGATGGCGTGCGGAACGCCGTGACGGTGCGCGACGATCTGCCGGTGGCAGGCGTGCAGTTCGAGTTCGTGAGCGCGACGCTGACGGGCATCGGCGGCGATCTGAGCGGCGCGGGACTGGTATTCGGTACCGCAGGCGTCCTCTCAGACCAGGCAGGTGCAGTGGGCGTGAACGACCGCGCGACATGGAGCCTCGGAACCATCACCAACGCTACCGATACCGGCGGCACGGTGCCTGCGGATAATCAGCTCGTTTTTCTCATCGTGGCGCGCGTGAGCGATGTGCCGGCCAACGTCGGTCTATTGCCTGCGCCCGACATCGACGCGGTGAACGTAGCGACGCTGACTTACGAAACACCAGACACGACACCGGTCATCATCACGATTGATGACGACGCGCAGACGGATATAGTCGAGCCGGAACTCACGCTTGACAAGAGCGCGCCGGTCGATACGGCTGTATTGGGCGACATCGTGACCTATACCGTCATCATTACACACACGGCAAATTCGACGGCAAATGCTTTCAACCTCATCGTCACCGACCCTCTGGTGCTAGGGATGGGTCTGGTTCCTGGCAGCGTAACCGCCGTGACCAGCGGCGCGGGAACGGTCACGATCGTCACCGGCAACGGCGCGACAGATACGTCCATCCGCGTCGATCTGGACGTGCTAGCCATGAACGATACCCTGACCATCACTTATGACGCCGAAGTGGTCGACCCCGCCGTGAATGGCGACATCCTGACCAACATCGCCACTGTGGATGCTAACAGCCTCCCGGACGGCACGGGGCGTCCGCTGGAGGAATCCGACGATCACGACCTTGAAATCCGCCAACCGGAAACATTCAAGCAGGTGGTTGCCACGTCACTAGCGGATACCGGCGATACACAGTACACCGCTGCGGACGACCTGGCCATTGGCGAGACCGCGACTTTCCACGTCCACTCGCGCATCCCAGAGGGCACCTACCCGCTGACCATCACCGATCAACTGCCCGATGTACTGGAAGTCGTCAGTTCGCGTGTAGTTAGCATTGGCGCGAATGTCAGCGGCTCGTCGTTGGCGTTGAACGACCCTGGTACAGCTTCGGACAGTAATGCCGATTTGCTGAACGACTTCGTAACGTTCAGCTTCGGCACCATCACCAACTTGACCGATAACATCAACAACGACGACGATCTTGTTGTCGTCGAGGTCATCGCCCGTGTGATCGACCTTCCGGCCAACGCCGACGGACAAACCAAGACCAATACTGCTGTCGTAGATTACAGCACCGGCAGCGATACGGTAACCGAAGACATCGATATCGTGGAACCGCTAATCGGCCTGACCAAGACGTTCGATGAGACGTTGGTGGCTGTCTCGGAACCGTTCACGCTGACACTGGTCATGACCAATACCGGCACCGCGACGGCCTATGACATCGCACTGTCGGACATATTCGACCCGCGCCTCGAACTGCTTGCCGCGGCGGTGGTCGACCTGTCCGCCGCGCCAGGGACGATTCAACTCACCGATACATCAGTGCTCGGTCTGGGCGGCACAATCGCCTTCACGTTCGACCAACTGCTGGTTGGCGAAACCATCACCGTGATAGCGGACGTCTCCATTGACGTCGCAATCGCACCGGTGCCGCAAACCATCCCGAATACGGCCACTGTAGTTTCGGATACCATCCCGACCAGCCATCCCGACGACGGATTCGACCGCGAGACGACCGTACCGGCGACCGATGAAGTGACCGGCACGCATCCAACCATCGAAATCGTCAAACTGACTGCACAGGGGACGGTGATCGCGGGCAGCGACATCGACTACACCATCAGCATCACCAATACCGGCGATCCAGCGGTCAACGCCAATGGGGTCGTGCTGGTCGATACGCTGCCGAACTTCACTTCGCTTGTCAGCGTGGCCTCTACACAGGGCACCTGCGAGCTGGATGGCGTGACAACGGTCGTCTGCGATATCGGCACCATCGCGCCCGGGGATGAAGTGGTAGTCTCGCTGAGGATTAAGACGAACAGCAACACACCGGACGGCTTCAGCGCGGTCAATAACGCGGTCGTCACCACAGACGAAACGGTCGAGGAAGAAGATTTCGCGACAACAACCGTGAACCAACTACCGATCGCCGCGCCGACACGGACTCCTGATCTGGAATGCCGTGCAGGCTGTCAGCAAATCGGCGTCTACCACACTAACCGTGACGGCGACTGGGAGATTTACCGGCTTAATACGCTGACGGGCAATCCGGATGCTCAGTCCGACCCGTCGGAGAACTTGACGCGGAACAGCGCGACCGACCTAGCGCCTTCACTCTCACCGAACAGTATCTGGTTCGCTTTCACCAGCAACCGTGACGGCAACTGGGAGATTTACGTCGCCCCGACTAACGGTAACATCAGCCAGACCCGCCGCGTGACTTTCAACACGGTCGCTTCGGATACCGATCCCGTCTGGGGGCCGGGGAACATGCTGGTTTACGAATCGAGCCGTGACGGCAATTGGGAGTTATACGCTTTCGACTTGAAAACCGGTGTCGAAACGCGCTTGACCGACAACAACGCGTCCGATATCAACGCCTTCTGGTCTAACGACGGCACCAGGATTCTGTTCCAGTCGGATCGCAGCGGCGCGTGGCAGCTTTACGAGCTAACGCTGGCGACTGCAGCGCTGCGGACCATCAGCGATGGCAGCGCGCAGGATGTCAGCGGATCGTATAACGGGACTGGCGATACCATCGCCTTCACATCGTTGGACAGGGACGGCTTGAGCATGGTCATGCTGGTGAACGCAGACGGTTCGAACCGCCGTGTGGTCAGCGACCCGAACGGCAACGCGAACGCGGCAGTCTGGTCGCCTGAAAGCGATCTGCTGGCCTACCAATCCGAACTTGACGGTGATCTCGACATCTATATCTACCAGTTGAGCAGTGGCGTGACGCGGAAGTTGACCGAGAACACGGTTGCCGACTATGCGCCAACGTGGCTATGCGGCACGACCGACCTCATCTGGACATCGGAGGAGGCGGGCAATCCCGACCAATTCCGCGCCGCCGCGCTCGGCATTGAGGCTGCGCCCATCGTTGCGCTGGACGCCGCTGCTCAACTCACCAATGGCGCCGCCGCCGATGTCTACGTAGAGTCTGCGCCGAACGAGGAGAACGCCAGCCTCGAAGGCCGTCTGCCGGTGCCAGTGCCGGATACCGCATTCCACCCGCAGTTCATCAACCCTCAGATCGACTTGACACTGTTAGATCCCGGTCTGGCGCGCGAGAGTTGGGCAACACCGCCATTGTGCGATGGACTGAACCTCGCCGATGCCAATACAGACCTCAATCCAAGGTTATATCCGGTCAAAGAGTGA
- a CDS encoding restriction endonuclease subunit S → MMPPTGWTKMTVDSLISVMESGSRPKGGVSSDRGDIPSLGGENIVSTGGVILDDVKLVSFEFYSRMTKGHLKDGDVLINKDGAQTGKVGYYHAPSNPPSCINEHLFLLRGNPDEIEQKYLYYTLLSQSGQNQIRAQISGSAQPGLKSTFTKSIVIDLPDSLSEQAQIAEVLSAIDCAIEETEALIDKQQRIKTGLMQDLLNRGIDPKGILRSEQTHEFKDSPHGRIPVEWGIKSLSELAQVERGKFTHRPRNDPQFYGGDLPFIQTGDVTSVRRQSLSDT, encoded by the coding sequence GTGATGCCGCCGACGGGCTGGACCAAAATGACTGTTGACTCGCTGATATCAGTTATGGAAAGCGGTTCTCGACCAAAAGGCGGTGTTTCAAGTGACCGAGGCGATATCCCAAGCTTAGGAGGCGAGAACATTGTTTCGACTGGCGGTGTAATACTTGATGATGTGAAATTGGTCTCATTCGAATTTTATAGTCGCATGACAAAGGGACACCTTAAGGACGGAGATGTACTCATAAACAAGGACGGCGCCCAAACTGGAAAGGTGGGCTACTATCACGCTCCATCCAATCCGCCCTCTTGCATCAATGAGCATCTGTTTCTCTTGCGAGGTAACCCTGACGAAATTGAACAGAAATATCTTTACTACACGCTTCTTTCACAAAGTGGCCAAAATCAAATTAGAGCGCAAATTTCTGGTTCTGCACAGCCAGGACTCAAATCAACATTTACAAAAAGTATAGTTATCGATCTGCCCGACTCTCTATCTGAACAAGCCCAAATCGCCGAGGTGCTTTCGGCAATCGATTGTGCAATTGAAGAGACTGAGGCATTGATTGACAAACAGCAGCGTATCAAAACCGGCTTAATGCAAGACCTTCTCAATCGCGGTATTGATCCAAAGGGAATTCTCCGATCGGAACAGACACACGAGTTCAAAGACTCGCCGCATGGCCGGATTCCCGTTGAGTGGGGCATAAAGTCGCTTTCAGAGTTGGCGCAAGTTGAACGAGGAAAGTTTACCCACCGTCCACGCAACGACCCGCAATTCTATGGTGGAGATCTTCCCTTTATCCAAACCGGTGATGTCACATCTGTCCGTCGTCAGAGCCTTTCGGACACATAG